AAGAAGTCGACAGCCGGGGCATTCAGGCCGCCCCCGTTGTCGTCGGCAATACGGTCTATGTGCAGGCGGTGCATGGCAACCTCGCCGCGTACCGTGTGCTGGGCCCGGTCGGTACAGCCGGCACAGGCGCTGCTGCGAACCCGTTCCACATTGGTGGTTTTCATTTCTGATGCCGCATGCGGCTGGGTGGTAGTGGCATCATGCAGGCAGTAGTGGCTCTGGTCGGGCGTCCCAATGTGGGCAAATCGACGCTGTTCAATCGCCTCACGCGCAGCCGGGATGCGTTGGTGGCCGATATTCCCGGCCTGACCCGCGATCGCAAATACGGTCTGGGGCGCATCGGAAGCGGCAATTATCTGGTCATTGATACCGGTGGCCTCGGGGAAGAAGTCGACGCCATCGATTTGTTGATGAGCGGGCAGAGTCGTCAGGCCATGCGTGAAGCCACGCATGTGCTGTTCTTGATGGACGGTCGGGCTGGCGTGACGGCGGGCGATGAACATCTCGCGCAGGAATTGCGTACGCTCGGCAAGCCAGTCACTCTGGTGATCAACAAATCCGATATTGCCAATCGCGATCTCGCGCTCGCCGAGGCTGCGCGGCTCGGGCTGGGCGCGCCGGTGTTCATCTCGGCGCAGCAGGGCAGTGGCGTCGAAGCACTGATCGACGACATCGTTCCCGCTAACGATCCGATCGAGCCGGGCGATGCCACTCTCGAGGACGCGGCGGACAGGCCGATCCGAATCGCCTTCGTCGGGCGGCCGAACGTGGGCAAATCGACCCTGATTAATCGCATTTTGGGCGAAGATCGTGTCGTCGTATTTGACCGCCCCGGTACGACGCGTGATGCGATCGATGTGCCCTTCGAGCGTGATGGTCACGCCTACACGCTGATCGATACCGCCGGGGTGCGCCGTCGCGCCCGGGTCAACGAAACCATCGAAAAATTCAGCGTCGTCAAGACGCTGGATGCGATCAAGTCAGCCGATGTGGTGATCCTGGTGCTCGATGCACAGGCCGGCGTGAGCGAGCAGGATGCTCATCTGATCGGTCTGGTACTGGACGCCGGGGCCGCGCTGGTGGTCGCAATCAACAAGTGGGATGGCCTGGATGGCAGCGACCGCGAGAGCGTTAAACGCGGTCTGGACCTCAAGTTGACTTTCCTTGATTTCGCCGAGCGGCATTTCATTTCGGCGCTGCACGGTACCGGCGTCGGCACTTTGTTCAATGCGGTGCTCAAGGCGCACGCAAGCGCTCATTGCGAGGTGTCTACCGCCGATCTGAACCGCCTGCTGGAAGGTCTCGTGCTCGCGCATCAACCGCCGATGTCGCGCGGACGGCGTATCAAGCTGCGTTACGCGCACCTGGGCGGGCATCGCCCTTTTACAGTTGTCATCCACGGGAACCAGACCGAGCGACTGCCGGGCGCTTACAAGCGCTATCTCGCCAACGGTTTCCGACGCGCCTTACATCTTGTTGGCACGCCGGTGGTGGTGGAATTCCGCACCGGAGACAATCCTTATGCCGGCAAGCGCAATACGCTGACACCGCGACAGGAGCACAGTCGCGCGCGTATGCTGCGCCATTTCAAGCGCCGCAAATGAACCGAGACCGATGAATCGGATCAACCCGCATTTTGCCGCTCGCGTGCACGACATCGAGCCGTTCCACGTGATGGAACTGCTGGCCCGCGCCAGACAGCTCGAGCACGAAGGGCGTACGATCGTGCATATGGAAGTCGGTGAACCCGATTTTGCCACAGCGGAACCGATCATCAGAGCCGGGCAACGCGCTCTCGCCGAGGGTCATACCGGATACAGTCCGGCGCTTGGCCTGCCGGCCCTGCGCGAGGCGATTGCCGGCCATTACGCGCGCCGCTACGGTGTCGCGGTCGATTCCAGTCGGATCATCATCACCAGCGGCGGTTCGGCCGCGTTGCAGCTTGCGCTCGGCGTGTTGGTCGATATCGGCAACGAGGTGTTGCTGACCGATCCCGGCTATCCCTGTAACCGGCATTTCGTGCGTCTGTTCGAAGGGCACGCGCGCAATGTCCCGGTGCATCGCGAGACGCGCTACCAGCTTACGGCCGAGTTGCTGCGCGCGCACTGGACGCGCAGTACGGTGGCGGCGCTGGTTTCCTCACCAGCCAATCCGACCGGTACGCTGATCGATGCAGATGAGATGGCCGCGATGGCAGCCTTCGCCGCGCAGCAGGGCGGCACCCTACTGGTGGACGAGATCTATCACGGCCTGGTCTATGGTGCCGATGCGCCGACCGCGCTGGCGCTGTCGGATGACGTGTTCGTGCTCAACAGTTTTTCCAAGTATTTCGGCATGACCGGCTGGCGGCTTGGCTGGATCGTCGTGCCCGATGCCTATGTGCGCGCCGTCGAAAAATTACAGCAGAACATCTATATTTCCGCGGCAAAACCCGCCCAGCATGCCGCCCTGGCCGCGTTTACACCCGAAGCCGAAGCGATTTTCGAGGCGCGTCGCGAAGCGTTCAGAGAACGCCGGGATTACCTCTTGCCCGCGCTGCGCGGGCTGGGCTTCGATATCCCGGTCACGCCGGACGGCGCATTCTATCTGTACGCCAACTGCGCGCGCTTTGGTGTGGACAGCTTCGAATTGTCAAAGCGTTTGCTGGAAGAGGTCGGGGTGGCGGTGACGCCGGGCATCGATTTCGGCGAGTTCGGAGCGGCGCAGCATCTGCGCTTTGCTTACACCACGGGGCTGGATCAGCTGCGCGAAGGTGTGGCACGCCTGGAGCGCTTCCTGGGCAGCAAGTGATATGCCGGGCATCGGGCGATTCCCCGATGCCCGGTCTGACATGAATGCCTCAGCGGCGCGCTGCGGCTTCGAGTTCCTTCAGCGACGCATCGGCACCCGCCGCGCGGGTCAGCTCGGCCACATTGTCGCGGGCGAAGAACCCGTCAAAGGCGCCGAATCGCTGCACGTACTCAATGATCAGGGACGAGTGCTCGGAGGCGCTGGAAAAAATCTGTTTGAGCCCTTCTTCCTTGGAGCCGATCACGTCGAGCAGGAAGTCCTTGCCCTGTTCGGCGATAGCTTTAACCACGTAATCGATATTTTCCTCGCCATTGGTTTCGCCGTCGTTTACTCCGACCGCGATATGGTGCAGGCGCGGGCCGTAGTTGCGCACGAAGGTTTCCGTGGGTGAAGGCAGGCCGTCGAGATGGTTGACGAAATACGGCGTGTTGTTGGCGGTAAACACCTTGGCCGGGCTCTTCGATTCGGCGTTGTAGTGCACGCTCTTGGTCACATTGGTTGAGGAATTCTGATTGTTGATGTCGTAAGAACCCCAGTAGTAGTAGCTGGACCATGACAGATATTCGAGAATCGCGACTTCGCGGTTCTGGCTGTAGACGCGCGTGGCCAGATGGTCTATCGGCTGTAGCAGGGTGTGCACGCCCAGTTTGACCTGCATTTCCTTGGCCGTCTCATAGGCTTCCTGCGCGGCTGCATCGATGCGGCTCAAACCCAGCGCGTACACGCGGTGTTCATCGGTTCCGCGCTCCATGTAGGCGACGATATTGTGCGTGTATGGCGAAGGCTTGCTGACGGCGATGTTGCCGGGCAGTTCGAGCTTGCGAACCTCGTCAGCGCCAAAAAAACGGAATTCGCGTTCGCGTTGCAGTTCGACGACTTCATGCAGGTTGGTTACGCGCAGGATTTCGCCCATGTAGCGGCTGTAGGGTTTGTGATGGCCGACGGGATAAACTTCGTTGAGACTGCGGAAAATGCCGCGCGTGGCGGTATCCTTGACTTCGCGGATCAACAGATCCGGGCTGTCGAAATCGATGCGCAGAATATGCGTGAGATGACTTTCGCTTTCGAGCGTCACCAGATAGTGATAAGGCGTCATCAGCGCGAGTTCGGCGATATAGGCGATCGCATGGCCGGGTTCGACCGTGATCATCATCGCTTCGATTTCGTGGATCATATCGGTGAGGCCGATGCGATCGCGTTCTTCGAGCAAACGGCCGAGATACGTTTCAAAAAATTCGGAATTGTGCTTGTCGCCGTGACGCGCAAACTCCAGTGAATTAGACATTGGGGCACCTGTGGTTGGCTTGTTTTCTGACGTGGTTCGTGCGCCGGTGCATGAGGTCATGCTGACGCAGTTCCTATGATCGCATAATGCGCAATCGGAATGCGCGGGGAGACCGGCGGGGTCTGTCGAAAAAAACCGGCAGTTGCGCCTGAACGCGAGTTTTGTTCACCCCCAACAATCCATTCGCTGTTGTTGTCGCCCAGTCGATGCGAGAGAAGGTTTCCGCGCGAAAAAGCGCGGTTTACAGCGTGTAAATGAGCACAAGAGCTTGATTCTGACGCCTTGGCGTGCCGCATGCGTAGACAACAACAGTCGCTGTCAGGCGGGGTGATGATTGCGCAGAGATATGGATTCACAGTCAATTTTCTTCAGCGTGTGACCTGGTTGCGCTATGCCGGACAGGAGAAAAACAACTGTGTATTCAAAACGTAAGAGAGCGTTTCTCGCCTAAAAAATATCCGGCGTTAACGCGATGACGCAATCCTGGAGGTCACGGTTCTCCAGGGCAGCATGTGGCGCAGTACGTTGTCGCGCAGCACGAAGTGATGATGGAATGCAGCGAGTGCGTGCACAACGATCGCGAACGCCAACAGCGCGGCGACTGCGGCATGTATCTGGAGGACGCCACCGAACACCAGCCGTGGATCGGCTGTGATCGGTAGACCCACGTGCCAGAAGAACAAGGTCAGTCCTCTGCCGAGCAGTCCCATCATCCAGATCCCAAGCGCGGATTGGATGAATATGAGCAAATAGAGCGCCGCATGCATCATGCCGGCCAGTTGCGCCTGTCGTTTGCTGAGTCCGTCAGCGGGTCGGCGACCTTCGATCCAGCGCAGCATCAGCATCCACAGGGTCAAGCCCAAGAGAATCAAACCGGCTTCTTCATGTACGAGCATGCCTGTTGCCAGTCGTTCATGAAACCAGGCGACATGCAAATTGGCATAGCCAAGCAAGCCCTGGAAAATCACCAGCAAGGTGATCAGCCAGTGCAGCGACCGACTGGTCAGGCTGCGGGGCGTTGCTTGCGCAGCGTCGTTCTTGGGGTGTCTCAGCGTCGACGTCATGGCGGGATTTCCTCGTGATGTGAATGATTTGTGCAAACATTACCGCGCACTGTTTGCGGCGATTTTTACTGTTTGGTAATGCCGCCCGGCGAGTGGCCGGTTCATTGCTGACTGAGCGGCGCAGGATGTCTGGCCCGGATGGTCGTGAATGTGTGCTGAAATCGCGCCGGATAGTGGTTTCACAAGGGAGTTCAGAAGGATCGGCGTATCGATGATGACGGTCGATTGAGGGACTATTCCTTTGAAATCAGGAGACCCGCGAGATCGGCAGTCGTCGTGAGACATACGAGCGACGTATCGGCCTGCGCACGTTGTGTGAATGTAGCGTGGCAGACCTGTTGGTAACCCGCGATGCTACTCGTTGTCCTGGGAGCTTGTCGGACTTGGAAAGAATCGGCTGCGGCGATGGGATAATGGACCCACACCTCGCTCTTTTTCGTCGAATAGAACCACTCGTCCTCAAAAGACCGGGGAAATGGGTCCATTCCCCACTCGCCTCGCTTCGATCCTCCAAGTCCGTCAAGCTCCCGGAAATGAGTGTGCGAATCAGACACGGCGAGTTGTCGACGAAAAGCCCCGCCGATGTGATTTCTGCCGAGTCCGGCGCTACTATCCGCACATGGATTCGAATGACGGTATACACACTATCGATACGGGCTTCAAACGCCCCGGTTTCGACGCGGCCTACCTGATCGTCGAGGCCGGCCGCGGCGCCTTCATCGACACGGGGACGTATCACAGCGTGCCGCGCCTGCTGGCAGCGCTGGCGCAAGCGGGGATCGAACGCGAAGCCGTCGACTGGGTGATTCTGACCCATGTGCATCTCGATCATGCCGGCGGTGCCGGCGAACTGATGCGCCAGTTGCCGCGGGCCCGGCTTGCCGTGCATCCGCGCGGCGCGCGTCACATGATCGACCCGAGTCAGTTATGGACGGGCGCGACGGCTGTCTATGGCGAGGCGACGATGCGCGCGGATTACGGTCAGGCCGTCCCGGTGCCGGCCGAACGGGTGGTCGAGGCGGGTGAAGGGGCTGTGCTCGAACTTGCGGGACGGGCGTTGCTTTGCCTCGATACGCCGGGTCACGCGCGCCACCACATTTGTATCTGGGATGCACGCAGCCGCAGTTTCTTCACCGGCGACACTTTCGGTCTTTCCTACCGCGCGCTTGACACGCGCAACGGACCGTTTGCGCTGCCGACCACAACGCCTGTGCAGTTCGACCCCGAGGCGCTGCATGCCTCCATCGACCGTCTGCTTGACTACCGCCCGCTGGGCATGCACCTCACCCATTATGGTCGCGTGACTGATGTAGAGCGCATGGCGGGCGATCTGCATCGCTGTATCGACGCGATGGTCGAGGTAGCTCAGGCGCATGCCAGTGCCGCAGACTCGCAGGCGGCCATTGCCGCCGGGCTGGCCGCGCTGTACGAACGCGAACTGGCGGCGCACGGTGTACCCGATCCGCGTGCGGCGCTTGCTGCCGTGCTGCGCGAAGACATCGAACTCAATGCGCAGGGCCTGGTCGTGTGGCTGAGTCGCCGAGCGGGTTAGCACTTAACCCGGATGTTTCACAACGACCGCCGATCTCACTAGTCTATTGATCCCACAAGGGATATTTCTTCAGTCGGTCGTAATCACCGGTACGCCGCTCCTTCTGAAATCCCCTTGTGAAATCAATATCCGGCGTGATATCTGCACTCGTTATGAAATATCCGGGTTAATAATCAAGAGACCTGCTAGATCGGTAAGAGTTGTGGGGTACCCTGGCTACAACGGTATGGGCATTCCCTGGTCGTGCGCGCGGCTGGCGGCTTCGATGATTTCGAGCACGCGCAAGGCATCGCGCGGGTCTACCGGCAGGGCGGCATCGTAGCGCAGTGCGGAGGCGAGCCTTGCGTAGAACTGCAGGTATGCGCCGGGGAGCGAGGGGATGCGGCGACGTTCCCGCTCGCTGCCGAGCCAGCCGTGATTCCCCTCGTCCTCGATGCCCCAGTCGCGCACGCCCGGACGTTCGCCGCGGCGCAGGGCCGCTTCCTGGGGGTCAAGTCCGTATTTGACATAGGCTGAACGGGAACCGAGTACCCGCAGGCGCGGGCCGGGCTGAGCGGCCAGGCTGCTCATCCACAGGTGTGATCGCACGCCGCTGGCATGGGTCAGGGCGACGAAGCTGTCGTCGTCGACCTCCGATTCCGAGTAACGTGGATCGAGTTCTGCGTAAACGCGCTGCGCCGGGCCGAATAGCTGCAACGCCTGATCGATGAGATGGCTGCCGAGGTCGAACAAAATGCCCCCGGCCGCCGTCTGCGCACCGCTGCGTCGCCAACCGGATTTGGGTTGCGGACGCCAGCGCTCGAAACGCGATTCATAGCGGTAAACGTCGCCCAATTCGCCTTGCTCGATAAGGCTGCGCAGGGTCAGGAAATCGTTGTCCCAGCGCCGGTTCTGGAACACAGTAAGGCGCCGTCCGCAAGCGTCTGCATACGCAATCAGCGCCCGCGCTTCGTCCGAACAAGTCGCCAGCGGCTTGTCGACGACGACGTGCAAACCCGCGTCCATGGCTGCACGCGCCAGCGTGGCATGCGTGCTGTTGGGTGTGGCGATCACGGCCAGGTCGAGTTGATAGGCGTTTTGCCACAGAGTCTGCACGTCTGCAACGACGGTCGTTTGCGGATGTGCGGCGTGGGCGGCGCGGATCCGTTCGCGGGCGCTGGTCACGATATGCGTGAGCCGTAGCCCCGGTGTCGAATCGATCAGCGGACCATGGAAAACGGCGCCGGCAAGACCGTAACCGATAAGCGCGACATTGAGTGCATCAGGGGGTTGAAAGCTCATATTTATGTCTATGAATTCAGGTATTAATGAAAACTTATTAATGTATTATATGCTTCGTGAAACATGCTCGCCGTAACGCTGATGCCGCGTCGATGAGGCCCATCTTAGCCCGGTAGCAAGAATTTCGGGGGAGCATGCACGAACGCGTCCGGTTCATGGCAGACGCTGTGCTACTATCCCGCGCCATGTCAGTGCGACGATATTCTCGATTCTATGCCCGATTCAAACGGCGTTCCGGGCCCGCGATGCGGGGGCACGATGCCTGAGCCTCGGTTGTCGGAATCTCGGCCGCCATTAGGCCCGGCTCACTGGCCCGGCTGGTTGTTGATTGGCTCGATCTGGCTGTCGCACTGGGTGCTGCCGCGCCGCGTGCGGCGCGGCATCGGGCGCGGACTCGGTGCGCTGGCTTGGCACTTCAACAAGGAGCCGCGCCGCCTGGCCGGCATCAATCTGGCGCGTTGCCTGCCGGAACTTGACGCGCCTGCGCGCGAGGCGCTGCTGCGCGAACATTTTCGCCTCATGGGGCAGGCGATATGGGATTACCCGCTGGTCTGGTTCGGTAGCCGTGGCCGTTTGCGGCGGGAAATCGTGATCGACGGGATCGAACACCTGCGGTCCCTGCGCGCCGAAGGCCGCGCGGCGATTCTGATGGTGGCGCACACGACGGCGTTGGACATAGCGCCTCCGCGACTGGCTCTCGAAGGCCCGATGTACGGGCCATACAATCCGTTCGATAACGCACTTGCAGACTGGTTAATCAGCCATGGCCGCAGCCGCTTCGGCAATCTGCCGGTGTCGCGGGATGCCGGTTTGCGCGGTCTGCTCAAGGCTTTGCGTGGCGGCGGCGTGCTGTACTATCTGGCGGACGAGGATTATGGGCGCGAACGCTCGGAGTTCGTCCCGTTTTTCGGTCATCTGAAGGCCACCTTGCCGATCATCGGCCGGCTGGCTGCGGCCAGTGGCGCGGCAGT
This genomic stretch from Acidihalobacter ferrooxydans harbors:
- a CDS encoding pyridoxal phosphate-dependent aminotransferase, encoding MNRINPHFAARVHDIEPFHVMELLARARQLEHEGRTIVHMEVGEPDFATAEPIIRAGQRALAEGHTGYSPALGLPALREAIAGHYARRYGVAVDSSRIIITSGGSAALQLALGVLVDIGNEVLLTDPGYPCNRHFVRLFEGHARNVPVHRETRYQLTAELLRAHWTRSTVAALVSSPANPTGTLIDADEMAAMAAFAAQQGGTLLVDEIYHGLVYGADAPTALALSDDVFVLNSFSKYFGMTGWRLGWIVVPDAYVRAVEKLQQNIYISAAKPAQHAALAAFTPEAEAIFEARREAFRERRDYLLPALRGLGFDIPVTPDGAFYLYANCARFGVDSFELSKRLLEEVGVAVTPGIDFGEFGAAQHLRFAYTTGLDQLREGVARLERFLGSK
- a CDS encoding MBL fold metallo-hydrolase, which gives rise to MDSNDGIHTIDTGFKRPGFDAAYLIVEAGRGAFIDTGTYHSVPRLLAALAQAGIEREAVDWVILTHVHLDHAGGAGELMRQLPRARLAVHPRGARHMIDPSQLWTGATAVYGEATMRADYGQAVPVPAERVVEAGEGAVLELAGRALLCLDTPGHARHHICIWDARSRSFFTGDTFGLSYRALDTRNGPFALPTTTPVQFDPEALHASIDRLLDYRPLGMHLTHYGRVTDVERMAGDLHRCIDAMVEVAQAHASAADSQAAIAAGLAALYERELAAHGVPDPRAALAAVLREDIELNAQGLVVWLSRRAG
- a CDS encoding Gfo/Idh/MocA family oxidoreductase, which translates into the protein MSFQPPDALNVALIGYGLAGAVFHGPLIDSTPGLRLTHIVTSARERIRAAHAAHPQTTVVADVQTLWQNAYQLDLAVIATPNSTHATLARAAMDAGLHVVVDKPLATCSDEARALIAYADACGRRLTVFQNRRWDNDFLTLRSLIEQGELGDVYRYESRFERWRPQPKSGWRRSGAQTAAGGILFDLGSHLIDQALQLFGPAQRVYAELDPRYSESEVDDDSFVALTHASGVRSHLWMSSLAAQPGPRLRVLGSRSAYVKYGLDPQEAALRRGERPGVRDWGIEDEGNHGWLGSERERRRIPSLPGAYLQFYARLASALRYDAALPVDPRDALRVLEIIEAASRAHDQGMPIPL
- a CDS encoding cytochrome b, which codes for MTSTLRHPKNDAAQATPRSLTSRSLHWLITLLVIFQGLLGYANLHVAWFHERLATGMLVHEEAGLILLGLTLWMLMLRWIEGRRPADGLSKRQAQLAGMMHAALYLLIFIQSALGIWMMGLLGRGLTLFFWHVGLPITADPRLVFGGVLQIHAAVAALLAFAIVVHALAAFHHHFVLRDNVLRHMLPWRTVTSRIASSR
- the der gene encoding ribosome biogenesis GTPase Der yields the protein MQAVVALVGRPNVGKSTLFNRLTRSRDALVADIPGLTRDRKYGLGRIGSGNYLVIDTGGLGEEVDAIDLLMSGQSRQAMREATHVLFLMDGRAGVTAGDEHLAQELRTLGKPVTLVINKSDIANRDLALAEAARLGLGAPVFISAQQGSGVEALIDDIVPANDPIEPGDATLEDAADRPIRIAFVGRPNVGKSTLINRILGEDRVVVFDRPGTTRDAIDVPFERDGHAYTLIDTAGVRRRARVNETIEKFSVVKTLDAIKSADVVILVLDAQAGVSEQDAHLIGLVLDAGAALVVAINKWDGLDGSDRESVKRGLDLKLTFLDFAERHFISALHGTGVGTLFNAVLKAHASAHCEVSTADLNRLLEGLVLAHQPPMSRGRRIKLRYAHLGGHRPFTVVIHGNQTERLPGAYKRYLANGFRRALHLVGTPVVVEFRTGDNPYAGKRNTLTPRQEHSRARMLRHFKRRK